A region from the Alnus glutinosa chromosome 5, dhAlnGlut1.1, whole genome shotgun sequence genome encodes:
- the LOC133869023 gene encoding uncharacterized protein LOC133869023: MGDNTEGNPNVNVEQPRAENVDYTRSLRDLFAPVATNSASCIVLPPTNATHFDLKPHVITLLPSFHGLDLENPYSHVKKFKDICATFKFQNFSEEFVHLRLFPFSLHDRAKAWLDSNMPGSITSWDNLLNKFYNKFFPMSKWDFSSYRDRSARIQKKGGIYEVKEDVELKMKLDALTKKVDALVVGKSINAANPFHVDCCSICASPIHSAQTCPSLPTFVESSLEQVNAFNDFRKQSNGPFSETYNPGWRNHPNFSWKQNQPMNQGGSPHQAHNQYPPGFHQSVQGRQVLPAPAYHVPTQSPASSSHSTLEDSLKAFIQFSNQTISEVKNATLVNTQSINEVKNATMVNSQAIAKMEVQLGQMANQLGEREKGKLPSQPVPNPRLQFQGGGSSNAVQGQEHVQAIVSLRSGRQVDNQVGLSEENLVVEQERRSGGTKEKDVEPSTAIDETPPRSFIPKFLKDLITVKRKTNVPKKVCLTEHVSSILQCKLPIKHKDPGCPTISCMIGVSRIEKALLDLGASVNLLPYSVYLQLGLGELKPTSMTLQLADRSVKVPRGIIEDVLIKDKGHEDLFWQHDSGAEHLRHQQIAIRDY, from the exons ATGGGAGACAACACGGAAGGAAATCCCAACGTAAATGTGGAGCAGCCAAGAGCGGAAAATGTGGACTACACTAGATCACTCAGGGATTTATTTGCACCCGTTGCGACGAACTCTGCGTCATGTATAGTTTTGCCACCCACCAATGCCACCCACTTCGATCTAAAACCGCATGTCATCACACTCTTGCCCTCATTCCATGGCTTAGATCTCGAAAATCCTTACAGCCATgtaaaaaagttcaaagataTCTGTGCTACTTTCAAATTTCAGAACTTTTCTGAGGAATTTGTACATCTTAGACTTTTTCCATTCTCTCTTcacgatagagccaaggcatggctGGACTCAAATATGCCTGGTTCTATCACATCTTGGGataacttgctaaacaagttttacaacaaatttttCCCAATGTCCAAG tgggatttttcaagctatAGGGATAGATCAGCTCGCatccaaaagaagggaggcatctatgaggtgaagGAAGATGTGGAGCTAAAGATGAAGTTAGATGCCCTTACTAAGAAGGTCGATGCCCTCGTCGTAGGGAAATCCATCAATGCGGCGAACCCATTCCATGTGgattgttgttccatctgtgctagtcccattcACTCGGCACAGACTTGTCCTTCTTTGCCAACGTTTGTTGAGTCATCACTGGAACAAGTCAATGCTTTCAATgactttaggaagcaatccaatgGACCATTCTCTGAGACTTACAATCCTGGGTGGCGAAACCATCCTAATTTTTCGTGGAAGCAGAATCAACCAATGAATCAAGGGGGGTCCCCTCATCAAGCCCATaatcaatacccccctggattcCATCAATCGGTTCAGGGTCGTCAAGTGCTGCCAGCACCAGCATACCACGTTCCTACTCAATCcccagcctcttcttcacatTCCACATTAGAGGACTCTCTAAAAGCCTTCATCCAGTTTTCTAACCAAACCATCAGTGAAGTGAAGAATGCCACATTGGTGAACACCCAATCTATTAATGAAGTGAAGAATGCCACCATGGTGAACTCTCAAGCAATTGCCAAGATGGAAGTTCAACTTGGGCAAATGGCAAATCagttgggtgagagagagaagggaaagcttcCCAGCCAGCCCGTGCCAAATCCAAGGTTGCAGTTTCAAGGAGGAGGTTCATCCAATGCGGTGCAGGGGCAAGAGCATGTTCAAGCCATTGTCTCACTTAGGTCAGggagacaagtggacaaccaagtgggTCTTTCTGAAGAGAACCTTGTTGTTGAACAAGAGCGAAGAAGCGGTGGCACGAAGGAGAAAGATGTGGAACCATCTACAGCCATTGATGAAACCCCTCCTAGGTCGTTTATACCTAAG ttcttgaaggacttgatcacgGTGAAGAGGAAAACTAATGTCCCGAAGAAGGTATGTTTGACCGAGCATGTCAGTTCGATCCTGCAATGCAAACTGCCTATCAAgcacaaggaccctggatgtccgaCCATCTCTTGCATGATAGGAGTTAGCCGTATAGAGAAGGCTCTGCTAGATCTTGGAGCAAGTGTCAACCTCCTGCCTTATTcggtttacctgcaattggggttgGGAGAATTGAAGCCTACCTCTATGACGCTCCAATTGGCTGATCGGTCAGTGAAGGTACCACGGGGAATCattgaggatgttttgattaag GACAAGGGCCatgaagatctcttttggcaacatgacagtggagctgaacatcttcgACATCAGCAAATAGCCATTAGAGACTACTGA